A section of the Asticcacaulis sp. EMRT-3 genome encodes:
- the leuA gene encoding 2-isopropylmalate synthase yields the protein MLKNPETKYLPFSLGVDMSDRTWPSKRIEKAPRWLSTDLRDGNQALADPMDVEKKLIFFNLLLKCGLKEIEVGFPSASQTEFDFVRKLIEDNLIPDDVTIQVLVQAREDLIKRTFESLRGAKTAIVHLYNATSPLFRRVVFDRSKEEVVQLSVNGMRLLRDEAAKQPGTDWLFEYSPETFTATEPAFALEVCEAVIAVIEPTPERPLILNLPATVEVAGPHIYADQIEWFCRHISRRDSVVISLHPHNDRGTGAAAAELGLLAGADRIEGCLFGNGERTGNVDLVTLALNMYSQGLSPQLDFSNMREVVQTVEYCNNIKVHPRHPYAGELVFTAFSGSHQDAIRKGFAAHEQRNDGIWEMPYLPVDPADLGESYEAVIRVNSQSGKGGIAWVLEQSHGLKLPRRFQVDFSHKIQNITDASSRELSSLEIWDAFQSAYHLTGEQKYGLIEYEQTGPVRSGGTRTFVGRISHDGVEASVIGHGNGLISSAVKALNDQYGLDLDVVDYAEHAIRQGADGQAVAYVEAKTSDDRRVFGVGIDDDVATASVKAVLSAANAL from the coding sequence ATGCTGAAGAACCCTGAAACCAAGTACCTGCCCTTCTCGCTCGGCGTTGACATGTCGGATCGCACATGGCCGTCGAAGCGCATCGAAAAGGCACCCCGCTGGCTCTCCACCGATCTGCGCGACGGCAATCAGGCCCTCGCCGACCCGATGGATGTGGAAAAGAAGCTGATCTTCTTCAATCTTTTGCTCAAATGCGGCCTGAAGGAGATCGAGGTCGGCTTTCCTTCGGCGTCGCAGACCGAATTCGATTTCGTGCGCAAGCTGATCGAAGACAATCTGATCCCCGACGATGTGACGATTCAGGTACTGGTGCAGGCGCGCGAAGACCTGATCAAACGCACCTTTGAAAGTTTACGCGGCGCGAAGACGGCCATTGTCCACCTTTATAACGCCACCTCACCCCTGTTCCGCCGCGTCGTATTCGACCGCAGCAAGGAAGAGGTGGTGCAGTTGTCGGTGAACGGGATGCGCCTGCTGCGCGACGAGGCCGCCAAACAGCCGGGCACCGACTGGCTGTTCGAATACAGCCCCGAAACCTTCACTGCCACCGAACCGGCATTCGCGCTTGAGGTCTGCGAGGCGGTAATCGCCGTCATCGAGCCGACGCCCGAACGGCCTCTGATCCTCAACCTGCCGGCCACGGTCGAGGTGGCGGGCCCGCACATCTATGCTGACCAGATCGAATGGTTCTGCCGCCATATCAGCCGCCGCGACAGCGTGGTCATCAGCCTTCATCCGCACAATGACCGCGGTACGGGTGCCGCCGCCGCCGAACTGGGCCTGCTGGCGGGCGCCGACCGCATCGAAGGCTGCCTGTTCGGCAATGGCGAGCGCACGGGCAATGTCGATCTCGTGACGCTGGCGCTCAATATGTACAGCCAGGGCCTGTCGCCGCAGCTCGATTTCTCCAATATGCGCGAAGTGGTGCAGACGGTCGAATATTGCAACAATATCAAGGTGCATCCGCGTCACCCCTATGCGGGTGAACTGGTCTTCACCGCCTTTTCCGGCTCGCACCAGGACGCCATCCGCAAGGGCTTCGCCGCCCACGAACAGCGCAATGACGGTATCTGGGAAATGCCCTATCTGCCGGTCGATCCGGCCGATCTTGGCGAAAGCTATGAGGCGGTCATCCGCGTCAATTCGCAATCGGGCAAGGGCGGCATCGCCTGGGTGCTGGAGCAGAGCCACGGGCTGAAACTGCCGCGCCGCTTTCAGGTCGATTTTTCGCACAAAATCCAGAACATCACCGACGCCTCGTCACGCGAATTGTCGTCGCTCGAAATCTGGGACGCCTTCCAGTCAGCCTATCATCTGACCGGCGAACAGAAATACGGCCTGATCGAGTACGAACAGACCGGGCCGGTACGTTCGGGCGGCACGCGCACCTTTGTGGGGCGGATCAGCCATGATGGCGTCGAAGCCTCGGTGATCGGCCACGGCAACGGGCTGATCTCCAGCGCAGTCAAGGCGCTCAATGACCAGTACGGCCTCGATCTCGACGTGGTTGACTATGCCGAGCACGCGATCCGGCAGGGGGCCGATGGTCAGGCCGTCGCCTATGTCGAGGCCAAAACCAGTGATGACCGTCGCGTGTTCGGCGTCGGCATCGATGATGATGTGGCCACCGCGTCCGTCAAGGCGGTGCTCAGTGCCGCCAACGCCCTGTAG